From one Drosophila subpulchrella strain 33 F10 #4 breed RU33 chromosome 3L, RU_Dsub_v1.1 Primary Assembly, whole genome shotgun sequence genomic stretch:
- the LOC119555066 gene encoding gastrula zinc finger protein XlCGF57.1, giving the protein MESSICRVCLGNYENMVNMFDVTHESGISIANLISKCTDRDVDKDDILPKTVCATCVEDAKNAFDIIDTYERSDQFYRFFNDLQEEERENEGSSYSEEETIEDGECNEDNDQENICETDSQQRIEESEEDLESTEDEFEEDDDSENDKDYAPDNDKDSKNVDKRFFNCSRCPKYFATKSKLEVHIRKHTGERRFQCSQCSKSLQTKQGLERHLQTHTGEGTFKCTVCLKTFRQDSQFQAHLRTHTGERPFKCSYCSKTFAFNKSLKNHMLMHTGKQQFKCSHCSKAFIDSDCLKRHLLTHTGERPFQCSQCSKKYPTKQNLDRHMRSHTGERPFKCLHCPNTYAHNSLLLIHLRTHTGERPFKCTHCPRTFIQDSHLQPHLRTHTGERPFKCSQCPMTFNQSSGLSVHLRTHTGEQPYKCSQCLMSFAFQPNLKRHLLTHTGERPFKCSYCSNSYAQKSTLSFHLRTHTNEKPFKCTQCTKTFRGKSALAIHLRTHTGERPFKCSQCSKAFAFHPNLKRHMQTHDGKRYFQCTHCPKTLSRKSTLQEHLRTHTGERPFKCSQCPKSFKQKSSHYIHMQLHSEEYKGKFKCSHCSKTFDRNCYLTQHLLTHSGKRDFKCTECSKSFRTKHYLQRHMTRHTEV; this is encoded by the coding sequence ATGGAATCGTCAATATGTCGTGTTTGCCTGGGGAATTACGAAAATATGGTCAATATGTTTGATGTGACACATGAATCGGGCATATCCATTGCAAATTTGATTTCTAAGTGCACCGACCGTGACGTTGACAAAGACGATATACTCCCCAAAACAGTTTGCGCGACCTGTGTGGAGGATGCAAAGAACGCATTCGATATTATTGATACATACGAGAGAAGCGACCAATTCTATAGATTCTTCAACGACCTACAGGAAGAGGAACGCGAAAATGAAGGATCCAGTTATTCCGAGGAAGAGACAATCGAGGACGGCGAATGTAACGAAGACAATGACCAAGAAAATATCTGTGAAACAGATTCGCAGCAAAGAATCGAGGAGAGTGAAGAAGATTTAGAATCCACGGAAGATGAGTTCGAAGAAGATGATGATTCTGAAAATGACAAAGACTATGCACCAGACAATGACAAAGATTCTAAAAACGTTGATAAACGTTTCTTTAATTGTTCGCGTTGCCCGAAATATTTTGCCACAAAATCTAAACTAGAAGTACATATTCGAAAACACACAGGTGAACGCCGGTTCCAGTGTTCTCAATGCTCGAAGAGTCTTCAAACCAAACAAGGTCTAGAAAGACACTTGCAAACACACACAGGAGAGGGAACCTTCAAGTGTACAGTTTGCTTAAAAACGTTTCGGCAGGACTCACAATTTCAGGCGCACTTGCGAACTCACACTGGAGAACGACCTTTTAAGTGTTCATACTGCTCAAAGACTTTTGCATTTAATAAGAGTCTTAAGAACCACATGCTAATGCACACTGGAAAACAACAATTTAAGTGTTCTCACTGCTCGAAGGCTTTTATAGATTCAGATTGTCTTAAAAGACACTTGCTAACACACACAGGAGAAAGGCCATTCCAGTGTTCCCAATGCTCAAAGAAGTATCCGACTAAACAAAATCTTGATAGACACATGCGGTCCCACACAGGAGAACGTCCCTTCAAGTGTTTACATTGCCCAAACACTTATGCCCATAATTCACTTCTTCTGATTCACCTACGAACACACACAGGAGAACGGCCATTTAAGTGCACCCACTGCCCAAGGACTTTTATTCAGGACTCACATCTTCAGCCGCACCTGCGAACCCACACAGGAGAACGCCCCTTCAAGTGTTCTCAATGCCCGATGACTTTTAATCAATCTTCTGGTCTAAGCGTGCACCTACGAACCCACACAGGTGAACAACCATACAAGTGTTCCCAATGCTTAATGAGTTTTGCTTTTCAACCAAATCTTAAGCGACACCTGCTAACGCATACAGGAGAACGACCTTTTAAGTGTTCTTATTGCTCAAACAGCTATGCCCAAAAATCGACTCTTTCGTTTCACTTGCGAACCCACACAAATGAAAAACCATTTAAGTGTACTCAGTGCACAAAAACTTTCAGAGGGAAATCGGCTCTAGCCATTCACTTGCGAACCCACACTGGAGAACGACCCTTCAAGTGTTCCCAATGTTCGAAGGCTTTTGCATTTCATCCAAACCTTAAGCGACACATGCAAACGCATGACGGAAAACGATATTTCCAGTGTACCCACTGTCCAAAGACCTTATCTCGGAAATCTACTTTGCAGGAACACTTACGAACCCACACAGGAGAACGGCCTTTCAAGTGTTCCCAATGCCCAAAATCGTTTAAACAGAAATCATCTCATTACATACACATGCAATTGCACAGCGAGGAGTATAAGGGAAAATTCAAGTGCTCCCATTGCTCAAAGACGTTTGATAGGAATTGTTATCTAACTCAACACTTGCTGACGCACTCGGGAAAACGGGATTTCAAATGTACCGAATGCTCGAAAAGCTTTCGAACTAAACATTATCTACAGCGGCACATGACAAGGCACACGGAAGTGTAG